In Tachysurus fulvidraco isolate hzauxx_2018 chromosome 11, HZAU_PFXX_2.0, whole genome shotgun sequence, one DNA window encodes the following:
- the amotl2b gene encoding angiomotin-like protein 2b: MRTEEASSTVLHRLIQEQLRYGNPTDARTLLAIQQQALRSTVSGGAGSPRSSSDSLTQEERQEPQGQEHHLDFQHTEIYPPYHHEQLPTYEQAKANSQLVASQWCQDRRIYPEDDMKQSHARSLSERLMQLSLLHKDVNVESLSMSSSCSYPQIAGYRLRQHHLGFQSHTHTSDQTHESDTFYQKPPPPFHSQHTRIVPPAPSPEAPHAFCSAPPAGREVSPQMELLMKENERLKQELEGHAEKALRIQKLEQEIQRISEAYDTLIQGCVKRETLEQTLRSKLMAENKRLQDINTDLRESLESSSIQAAKDVKTADYNEQVIAKLRMQSEEQKLQCARMEREVQLLREERNSAQERGRQLQAELNRKSAYVERVERLQGALAQLQTTCEKREGLEHRLRTRLESELRTLRNRQRQTQTCPGISAPSANVSTLLERLREREERILALEADMTRWEQKYLEEKTMLEFAMDTAATAAAQRDTNIINNRSPCLSSTTSCSEEPRAEIQSQEMENRIQALYGQIMEKDAMINVLQYRLQQEQEKGEADEDAPQNCAARSDSSSSNDKGKCNTEKTGIMARFSPFANAVCKTRGRAQTTTHTPPASEQLCSSQEISKQKAANPFEGLDSVEAEAVEIFI; encoded by the exons ATGCGTACAGAGGAGGCATCAAGCACGGTGCTACACAGACTGATCCAGGAGCAGCTGCGTTATGGAAACCCCACGGATGCTCGCACCCTCCTGGCCATCCAGCAGCAGGCCTTACGGAGCACGGTGAGCGGAGGAGCCGGAAGCCCACGCTCGTCTTCAGACAGCCTCACTCAGGAGGAACGTCAGGAACCACAGGGCCAAGAGCACCATCTTGACTTCCAGCACACGGAAATCTATCCACCTTACCACCATGAGCAGCTGCCCACGTACGAGCAAGCCAAAGCAAATTCACAGCTTGTGGCTTCTCAGTGGTGTCAGGACAGGAGGATTTACCCAGAGGATGACATGAAACAGAGTCACGCCAGGTCTCTCAGCGAGCGTCTCATGCAGCTCTCGCTTCTACACAAAGACGTTAACGTGGAGTCTCTCTCCATGAGCTCTTCGTGTAGCTACCCACAAATAGCCGGGTATCGACTTAGACAGCATCATTTGGGATTTcagtctcatacacacacttctgatcAAACTCATGAGTCTGACACTTTCTACCAGAAACCTCCACCACCGTTCCACTCCCAACACACCAG AATCGTCCCGCCTGCGCCGTCACCCGAGGCGCCGCATGCTTTCTGCAGTGCGCCCCCTGCTGGCAGGGAGGTCTCTCCACAAATGGAGCTGCTGATGAAGGAGAATGAAAGACTGAAGCAGGAGCTGGAAGGCCATGCAGAAAAGGCACTCAGGATTCAGAAG CTGGAGCAGGAAATCCAGAGGATCTCTGAGGCCTATGACACTTTAATCCAAGGTTGTGTGAAGAGAGAAACACTCGAGCAGACGCTTAGGAGCAAACTGATGGCCGAAAATAAGAGGCTTCAAGACATTAACACGGACCTGAGAG AAAGTCTAGAGAGCAGCAGCATTCAGGCGGCGAAAGACGTGAAAACCGCTGACTACAACGAGCAAGTTATCGCTAAACTCCGCATGCAAA GTGAGGAGCAGAAGTTGCAGTGTGCACGGATGGAGCGTGAGGTTCAGCTCCTGCGTGAGGAAAGGAACTCTGCGCAGGAGCGCGGCCGGCAGCTGCAAGCCGAGCTGAACAGGAAAAGCGCATATGTGGAGCGGGTGGAGCGTCTGCAGGGGGCGCTAGCTCAGCTGCAAACAACATGCGAGAAGAGAGAGGGTCTGGAACATCGACTGCGCACTCGTCTGGAATCAGAGCTGCGCACACTCAGGAACCGACAG agacagacacaaacctGTCCGGGAATCTCGGCACCTTCAGCGAATGTGAGCACCCTGTTAGAGCGCCTGAGGGAACGAGAGGAGCGGATTTTGGCCCTGGAGGCCGACATGACGCGCTGGGAGCAGAAATACCTGGAGGAGAAAACCATGCTGGAGTTTGCCATGGACACGGCGGCCACCGCTGCAGCTCAGAG agacaccaacatcatcaacaacCGCTCTCCCTGTCTGTCATCTACAACCAGCTGCAGTGAGGAGCCTAGGGCTGAGATTCAGAGCCAGGAAATGGAGAACAG AATCCAGGCTCTGTACGGGCAGATCATGGAGAAGGACGCCATGATTAACGTTCTACAGTATCGACTCCAGCAGGAACAGGAGAAAGGTGAAGCGGACGAGGACGCGCCTCAGAACTGCGCCGCACGCTCTGACTCGAGCTCCTCCAACGATAAAG GAAAGTGCAACACAGAGAAGACAGGAATCATGGCACGCTTTTCCCCCTTTGCTAATGCGGTGTGTAAGACCAGGGGTCGGGCTcagaccaccacacacacaccaccggcATCAGAACAACTTTGCAGTAGTCagg aaatcAGTAAGCAGAAGGCAGCGAATCCATTCGAAGGTCTGGACAGTGTGGAAGCTGAGGCAGTGGAAATCTTCATCTGA